In Streptomyces canus, one DNA window encodes the following:
- the mmpB gene encoding morphogenic membrane protein MmpB: MLWSDPENEPPKELRDTQEMLRRLSIFLALAMVLAMMVIGLR; encoded by the coding sequence ATGCTGTGGTCCGACCCCGAGAACGAACCGCCCAAGGAACTGCGCGACACGCAGGAGATGCTTCGGCGTCTGAGCATCTTCCTGGCGCTGGCCATGGTGCTCGCGATGATGGTGATCGGACTACGCTGA
- a CDS encoding acyl-CoA carboxylase epsilon subunit — MNIKVVRGNPTPEELAAALAVVRARAAAATTTPSGAEEQSAAWSDPSRIAGHRLPQPGPTSWARTYWPG, encoded by the coding sequence ATGAACATCAAGGTCGTACGGGGTAACCCCACCCCGGAGGAACTCGCCGCCGCCCTGGCGGTGGTCCGGGCCCGCGCCGCGGCGGCGACGACAACGCCGTCCGGCGCCGAGGAGCAGAGCGCCGCGTGGTCCGACCCGTCACGGATCGCGGGCCACCGCCTGCCCCAGCCGGGGCCCACCTCGTGGGCGCGCACCTACTGGCCGGGGTAG
- a CDS encoding nucleoside triphosphate pyrophosphatase — MTDQPRRRLVLASQSPARLNLLRQAGLTPEVLVSGVDEDAVTAPTPADLALALAEAKASVVAAKPEVKGALVIGCDSVLDLDGEALGKPADTEEATARWKSMRGRAGTLQTGHCVYDTTSGRYVSGVASTVVRFGEPTDDEIAAYVASGEPLYVAGAFTLDGRSAPFIDGIDGDHGNVIGLSLPLLRRLLAELGVGITELWAPAEA, encoded by the coding sequence ATGACCGACCAGCCGCGCCGCCGACTCGTCCTCGCCTCCCAGTCACCCGCTCGCCTGAACCTGCTGCGGCAGGCCGGCCTCACCCCCGAGGTACTCGTGAGCGGGGTCGACGAGGACGCCGTCACCGCTCCCACGCCCGCCGATCTCGCGCTCGCCCTCGCCGAGGCGAAGGCCTCCGTCGTGGCCGCGAAGCCCGAGGTCAAGGGCGCGCTGGTGATCGGCTGCGACTCGGTGCTCGACCTGGACGGCGAGGCACTGGGCAAGCCGGCCGACACCGAGGAGGCCACGGCCCGCTGGAAGTCCATGCGCGGGCGCGCGGGCACTCTGCAGACCGGCCACTGCGTCTACGACACGACGAGCGGCCGGTATGTCTCCGGCGTCGCCTCGACCGTCGTCCGCTTCGGCGAGCCGACCGACGACGAGATCGCCGCATACGTCGCCTCCGGCGAACCCCTCTATGTCGCGGGGGCGTTCACCCTGGACGGCCGCTCGGCCCCGTTCATCGACGGCATCGACGGCGACCACGGCAATGTGATCGGCCTCAGCCTGCCGCTGCTGCGCCGGCTGCTGGCCGAGCTCGGCGTCGGCATCACGGAGTTGTGGGCGCCGGCGGAGGCGTGA